From one Diachasmimorpha longicaudata isolate KC_UGA_2023 chromosome 8, iyDiaLong2, whole genome shotgun sequence genomic stretch:
- the LOC135165450 gene encoding vesicular inhibitory amino acid transporter isoform X1, with translation MINFSFLRATNMANFRGFYIPSFSATVSVMWETVKAKMPDNSPCMELIRGGGAGGPPQPGQFKGYGEGGENTEMTTMNGEQAFGGQNSVGVAEDSFSYQRNGDKARGASVSSGGFSEYDDGGEFASGVKINEWQAAWNVTNAIQGMFIVSLPFAVLRGGYWAIAAMIGVAHICCYTGKILVECLYELDTVTGQRVRVRDSYVAIAKECFGPRWGARAVNLAQIIELLMTCILYVVVCGDLLIGSYPEGAIDARSWMMLVGIFLIPLGFLKTLQSVSILSFWCTMAHLLINAVILGYCLLEIGDWGWAKVKWTIDTETFPISLGVIVFSYTSHIFLPTLEGNLIDRSKFDWMINWSHIAAAAFKSLFGWLCFLTFQNDTQQVITNNLHSTGFKGLVNFFLVIKAVLSYPLPYYAACELLERQYFRGRPKTIFPTIWTVDKELKVWGLAWRLGVVIFTILMAIFIPHFSILMGFIGSFTGTMLSFIWPCYFHLKLKRNSMDTSEVAYDCFVIFLGVLFGVIGVYDSGKALVKAFEIGLPF, from the exons atgataaatttttcattccttaGAGCAACAAATATGGCAAATTTCCGGGGCTTTTACATTCCCTCGTTCAGCGCAACGGTGAGTGTGATGTGGGAAACTGTGAAAGCGAAAATGCCGGATAATAGTCCGTGTATGGAGTTAATTCGTGGAGGTGGAGCTGGTGGACCCCCGCAACCGGGCCAATTCAAGGGGTATGGTGAAGGCGGGGAAAATACAGAAATGACAACGATGAATGGGGAGCAGGCGTTTGGGGGTCAGAACAGTGTGGGGGTGGCTGAGGACTCCTTCAGCTATCAGCGAAATGG AGACAAAGCGAGAGGAGCAAGTGTTAGCAGTGGGGGCTTCAGTGAATACGACGACGGTGGCGAATTTGCTTCTGGAGTTAAGATCAACGAGTGGCAAGCTGCTTGGAATGTTACCAATGCCATTCAG GGGATGTTCATCGTCTCCCTTCCCTTCGCAGTCCTCCGAGGTGGCTACTGGGCGATTGCAGCAATGATTGGTGTCGCCCACATCTGCTGTTACACAGGTAAGATCCTGGTGGAGTGCCTTTACGAATTGGATACGGTGACTGGCCAGCGGGTTCGTGTTCGTGACTCCTACGTAGCGATTGCCAAAGAATGCTTTGGCCCGAGATGGGGAGCCAGAGCTGTCAACCTGGCACAGATAATCGAGCTTCTGATGACGTGCATCCTCTACGTGGTGGTCTGTGGTGATTTGCTCATCGGTAGCTATCCAGAGGGTGCGATAGACGCTCGAAGTTGGATGATGCTGGTGGGAATATTTCTCATTCCCCTCGGCTTCTTGAAGACCCTCCAGTCAGTTTCCATCCTCAGCTTCTGGTGCACAATGGCCCACTTGCTGATCAACGCTGTTATCCTTGGTTATTGCCTCTTGGAAATTGGTGACTGGGGCTGGGCCAAGGTCAAGTGGACCATTGACACGGAGACCTTCCCAATATCTCTGGGAGTCATTGTCTTCAGTTACACTTCCCACATATTTTTACCAACTCTCGAGGGCAATCTTATCGACAGATCAAAATTCGATTGGATGATTAACTGGAGTCACATTGCAGCTGCTGCTTTCAAGTCCCTGTTCGGTTGGCTCTGCTTCCTAACCTTTCAAAATGATACCCAACAGGTCATCACGAATAACCTCCACTCCACTGGCTTTAAGGGACTCGTCAATTTCTTCCTAGTCATTAAGGCCGTTCTGTCGTATCCTTTGCCATATTATGCTGCGTGCGAACTTCTCGAGAGACAGTACTTCAGGGGAAGACCCAAGACTATTTTCCCCACCATCTGGACTGTTGACAAGGAACTCAAGGTCTGGGGACTCGCTTGGAGGCTCGGGGTCGTTATATTCACAATTTTGATGGCCATATTCATTCCGCATTTCAGTATATTGATGGGTTTCATTGGGTCTTTCACTGGGACTATGCTCTCATTCATTTGGCCGTGCTATTTTCATCTGAAGCTCAAGAGAAACTCCATGGACACCAGCGAGGTCGCTTACGAttgttttgtcatttttttgggGGTATTGTTTGGAGTCATTGGGGTTTATGACTCGGGGAAGGCGCTAGTCAAGGCTTTCGAAATTGGATTGCCCTTTTAA
- the LOC135165451 gene encoding cytochrome P450 6k1-like, with the protein MTLIMIPSITVVATSLCVFCAFFYIWAKWKLSYWQRRGVPTLPTNIFFGNFAESIYGRISAGYLLGKLHNQADPDLKFLGVYIFQKPVFLVRDPTLIRQILIKDFSIFSNRYFSVESDNDQIGTKNLFSVNNPRWQHMRHKLSPAFSTAKLKGLFKLMVESSHSLTNYLEKQFTDPRGIKIIDVEDASTRFITDIIASLAFGINTNSFEESTQEFYTRSRELFRTDTLTNILTFCVFFFPRLANLYPLGILGKQEAYIRNIFWASMNAREQAQFHRGDIMDNLLKLKNEKQDSDLKFQGDVLVAQSVIFFVAGSATSSETMAFTLNELAKRPDIQDRVRQEIIDILDGDELTYEKVQQMKYLHQVINETLRLYPLAPIIDRVAEEDYKVPDSNVTIEKGTPVYVALRGVHMDTKYFSDPEKYDPDRFDENNKIEPYTYLPFGEGPRICIGMRIGMMQTAVGLITMLKNYRFSIDPSHENRVHKQAIFIAPENGVHLRVEKL; encoded by the exons ATGACATTAATAATGATACCGTCAATCACAGTTGTTGCAACGAGTCTTTGTGTTTTCTGTGCATTTTTTTACATCTGGGCTAAGTGGAAATTGTCATATTGGCAAAGACGTGGTGTACCAACTCTTccaacaaatatattttttggaaatttcgcAGAATCGATATATGGTCGCATATCGGCTGGTTATCTCCTCGGAAAATTGCACAATCAGGCAGATCCCGATTTAAAATTCCTCGGGGTTTACATTTTCCAAAAGCCAGTGTTTCTCGTGAGAGATCCGACACTCATCCGACAAATCCTGATAAAGgacttttcgattttttccaaTCGTTATTTTTCCGTTGAAAGTGACAATGACCAAATTGGAACGAAGAATTTATTCAGTGTTAACAATCCTCGGTGGCAGCATATGCGACATAAACTGTCGCCTGCATTCTCCACTGCAAAACTCAAGGGACTGTTCAAGTTGATGGTTGAGTCATCCCATTCATTGACAAATTATCTGGAAAAACAGTTTACTGATCCACGTGGAATTAAGATTATTGATGTGGAGGACGCAAGTACGAGATTCATTACTGATATTATAGCCTCCTTAGCCTTTGGTATTAATACCAACTCATTCGAGGAATCAACACAAGAATTCTATACTCGAA GTCGGGAACTATTTCGCACGGATACACTGACCAACATTCTCACCTTCTGTGTATTCTTCTTTCCACGCCTGGCGAACCTTTATCCATTGGGAATCCTTGGAAAGCAGGAGGCATACATTAGGAATATATTTTGGGCTTCAATGAATGCTCGTGAACAGGCCCAATTCCACAGAGGCGATATTATGGACAATCtccttaaattgaaaaatgaaaaacaggaCAGCGATTTGA AATTCCAGGGTGACGTGCTTGTGGCTCAATCAGTCATATTTTTCGTTGCTGGGTCAGCGACGAGTTCGGAGACGATGGCGTTCACCCTGAACGAACTAGCGAAACGCCCGGACATTCAGGATCGTGTGAGACAAGAGATCATTGATATCCTCGACGGTGATGAGCTGACGTACGAAAAAGTTCAACAAATGAAATATCTTCACCAAGTTATCAATGAGACCTTGAGATTGTATCCCCTAGCTCCGATCATTGACCGAGTGGCTGAGGAAGATTACAAG GTACCAGACAGCAACGTCACCATCGAGAAAGGGACTCCGGTCTATGTTGCACTTCGGGGTGTACACATGGATACCAAGTACTTTTCGGATCCAGAAAAATATGATCCCGATAGATTCGAcgagaataataaaatcgaaCCCTACACTTATTTGCCATTTGGCGAGGGACCGAGGATTTGCATTG GTATGAGAATTGGAATGATGCAGACGGCAGTCGGATTAATAACAATGTTAAAGAATTATCGATTTTCCATTGATCCGTCTCATGAAAATCGAGTTCACAAACAAGCGATTTTTATCGCTCCAGAAAATGGAGTTCACCTCCGCGTCGAAAAATTGTGA
- the LOC135165450 gene encoding vesicular inhibitory amino acid transporter isoform X2, translating to MANFRGFYIPSFSATVSVMWETVKAKMPDNSPCMELIRGGGAGGPPQPGQFKGYGEGGENTEMTTMNGEQAFGGQNSVGVAEDSFSYQRNGDKARGASVSSGGFSEYDDGGEFASGVKINEWQAAWNVTNAIQGMFIVSLPFAVLRGGYWAIAAMIGVAHICCYTGKILVECLYELDTVTGQRVRVRDSYVAIAKECFGPRWGARAVNLAQIIELLMTCILYVVVCGDLLIGSYPEGAIDARSWMMLVGIFLIPLGFLKTLQSVSILSFWCTMAHLLINAVILGYCLLEIGDWGWAKVKWTIDTETFPISLGVIVFSYTSHIFLPTLEGNLIDRSKFDWMINWSHIAAAAFKSLFGWLCFLTFQNDTQQVITNNLHSTGFKGLVNFFLVIKAVLSYPLPYYAACELLERQYFRGRPKTIFPTIWTVDKELKVWGLAWRLGVVIFTILMAIFIPHFSILMGFIGSFTGTMLSFIWPCYFHLKLKRNSMDTSEVAYDCFVIFLGVLFGVIGVYDSGKALVKAFEIGLPF from the exons ATGGCAAATTTCCGGGGCTTTTACATTCCCTCGTTCAGCGCAACGGTGAGTGTGATGTGGGAAACTGTGAAAGCGAAAATGCCGGATAATAGTCCGTGTATGGAGTTAATTCGTGGAGGTGGAGCTGGTGGACCCCCGCAACCGGGCCAATTCAAGGGGTATGGTGAAGGCGGGGAAAATACAGAAATGACAACGATGAATGGGGAGCAGGCGTTTGGGGGTCAGAACAGTGTGGGGGTGGCTGAGGACTCCTTCAGCTATCAGCGAAATGG AGACAAAGCGAGAGGAGCAAGTGTTAGCAGTGGGGGCTTCAGTGAATACGACGACGGTGGCGAATTTGCTTCTGGAGTTAAGATCAACGAGTGGCAAGCTGCTTGGAATGTTACCAATGCCATTCAG GGGATGTTCATCGTCTCCCTTCCCTTCGCAGTCCTCCGAGGTGGCTACTGGGCGATTGCAGCAATGATTGGTGTCGCCCACATCTGCTGTTACACAGGTAAGATCCTGGTGGAGTGCCTTTACGAATTGGATACGGTGACTGGCCAGCGGGTTCGTGTTCGTGACTCCTACGTAGCGATTGCCAAAGAATGCTTTGGCCCGAGATGGGGAGCCAGAGCTGTCAACCTGGCACAGATAATCGAGCTTCTGATGACGTGCATCCTCTACGTGGTGGTCTGTGGTGATTTGCTCATCGGTAGCTATCCAGAGGGTGCGATAGACGCTCGAAGTTGGATGATGCTGGTGGGAATATTTCTCATTCCCCTCGGCTTCTTGAAGACCCTCCAGTCAGTTTCCATCCTCAGCTTCTGGTGCACAATGGCCCACTTGCTGATCAACGCTGTTATCCTTGGTTATTGCCTCTTGGAAATTGGTGACTGGGGCTGGGCCAAGGTCAAGTGGACCATTGACACGGAGACCTTCCCAATATCTCTGGGAGTCATTGTCTTCAGTTACACTTCCCACATATTTTTACCAACTCTCGAGGGCAATCTTATCGACAGATCAAAATTCGATTGGATGATTAACTGGAGTCACATTGCAGCTGCTGCTTTCAAGTCCCTGTTCGGTTGGCTCTGCTTCCTAACCTTTCAAAATGATACCCAACAGGTCATCACGAATAACCTCCACTCCACTGGCTTTAAGGGACTCGTCAATTTCTTCCTAGTCATTAAGGCCGTTCTGTCGTATCCTTTGCCATATTATGCTGCGTGCGAACTTCTCGAGAGACAGTACTTCAGGGGAAGACCCAAGACTATTTTCCCCACCATCTGGACTGTTGACAAGGAACTCAAGGTCTGGGGACTCGCTTGGAGGCTCGGGGTCGTTATATTCACAATTTTGATGGCCATATTCATTCCGCATTTCAGTATATTGATGGGTTTCATTGGGTCTTTCACTGGGACTATGCTCTCATTCATTTGGCCGTGCTATTTTCATCTGAAGCTCAAGAGAAACTCCATGGACACCAGCGAGGTCGCTTACGAttgttttgtcatttttttgggGGTATTGTTTGGAGTCATTGGGGTTTATGACTCGGGGAAGGCGCTAGTCAAGGCTTTCGAAATTGGATTGCCCTTTTAA
- the LOC135165448 gene encoding ubiquitin carboxyl-terminal hydrolase 20, translated as MPIVARNCPHILNHGDLRIIEGVFCQKERFIKCSDCDNEGPDLWLCLYPDCRSVGCTETHLDHSTLHNNKHPMHCAHMNLSTNRIWCYMCEREVITRHIPSPPSSPTQIDVKGGGNRFVGDGPGGVNHKADTDSFGILLDRFYTNYDVKFSSERADDSADSTDSEESRDFGGKPRGLVGLQNIGNTCYMNSALQALSNVVPLTQYFLDCGQAVSHIIKDRKPGLSLNYMNLVKDMWNRKTRGYVVPNGILSGIRAVNPMFRGYHQHDTQEFLRCFMDQLHEELKERVEEDREQHVYLKVTESSDEEDPEMDGTTSSQSDAEYETCDSGVSEQSSTSDDGDRGTKRRYSRVSQSEKLRNKFTTRSLKKPLDDQYNQPQRSLQNSPTKHRAKKQMKTRSIISDIFDGKLLSSVQCLMCDRVSTRVETFQDLSLPIPSRDHIDMLHQGSLTPQKPGPCSDVVYVTNQSGWISWLVQWMRSWFWGPVVSLHDCLSAFFSADELKGDNMYNCEKCNKLRNGIKFSKMLDLPEILCIHLKRFRHELMFSSKIANYVSFPLDGLDMRPYLHKDCVSEVTTYDLISVICHHGTAGGGHYTCYALNADINQWFEFDDQCVTQVSPETVKNCEAYVLFYKKSSPEMAQCRDKIVELLENSSREPQLNFYVSRAWINRFNTCSEPGVIDNSDFLCPHGGVNPVKVNYIDKLSRPLPQAVWEHLYNSFGGGPACTHLYECPVCVENYETLQKRRKYELEVFQRFNNMENPTAIYALAMVWLRQWQSFVKGKETQPPGPIDNSSIVVTINGQKVLKPGSDCSQVSEEVWQFFLNIYGGGPELMLQPCQRSPTLQPNISLHSTSAPNLMEQSPKPNRIDVNTNKVTITKSTETISQQDSAIESIASDSDSMKSQRDSVG; from the exons ATGCCAATCGTAGCACGCAATTGTCCACATATTTTAAATCATGGGGATCTCAGGATCATCGAGGGAGTGTTTTGTCAGAAGGAAAGATTTATCAAATGCAGTGATTGTGATAACGAGGGCCCTGATCTCTGGCTATGCCTTTATCCTGATTGTCGATCGGTAGGATGCACCGAGACACATCTTGATCATAGTACACTGCACAATAATAAGCATCCTATGCACTGTGCACATATGAATCTGTCAACGAACAGAATATGGTGTTACATGTGCGAGAGGGAGGTGATTACAAGGCATATTCCATCACCTCCTAGTTCACCGACGCAGATAGATGTCAAGGGTGGAGGAAACAGGTTTGTCGGTGATGGACCGGGAGGTGTTAATCATAAGGCGGACACTGATAGCTTCGGAATTCTACTGGACAG ATTTTACACCAACTACGATGTCAAGTTCAGCTCTGAAAGAGCCGATGATTCAGCGGACAGTACAGATTCGGAAGAAAGCCGAGACTTTGGTGGGAAGCCGCGTGGTCTCGTGGGCCTTCAGAATATCGGAAACACCTGTTACATGAACTCAGCCCTCCAAGCCCTCTCCAACGTTGTACCATTGACCCAGTATTTCCTAGACTGTGGCCAAGCGGTCTCCCACATCATAAAAGATCGGAAGCCGGGGCTGAGTTTGAATTACATGAATCTGGTGAAGGACATGTGGAACAGGAAGACTCGAGGCTACGTCGTTCCTAATGGAATTCTCTCCGGGATTCGGGCAGTGAATCCAATGTTCAGGGGATACCACCAACATGACACTCAAGAATTCCTCCGATGTTTCATGGATCAACTGCATGAGGAATTAAAGGAGCGAGTGGAGGAGGATCGAGAGCAACATGTGTACTTGAAAGTAACCGAATCCTCCGACGAAGAAGACCCGGAGATGGATGGTACGACCTCTAGTCAATCAGACGCGGAATACGAGACCTGTGACTCTGGAGTCAGTGAGCAGAGTTCCACGAGTGATGATGGTGACAGAGGTACAAAGCGTCGTTATTCTCGTGTTTCTCAATCCGAAAAACTTCGTAATAAGTTCACAACCCGAAGCCTGAAAAAACCCCTCGACGACCAGTACAATCAACCCCAAAGATCTCTCCAAAACTCTCCAACGAAACATCGAGCCAAAAAGCAAATGAAGACCCGCAGCATCATCAGTGATATTTTCGACGGCAAACTCCTGAGCTCAGTCCAATGTCTGATGTGCGATCGAGTGTCTACCCGTGTGGAAACTTTTCAGGATCTCTCTCTGCCTATTCCCAGCAGAGATCACATTGATATGCTGCACCAGGGTTCACTGACACCCCAGAAACCCGGCCCCTGTTCGGATGTTGTCTACGTAACTAATCAATCAGGTTGGATCTCCTGGTTAGTTCAGTGGATGCGATCCTGGTTCTGGGGGCCTGTTGTCAGCCTTCATGATTGTCTCTCTGCCTTTTTCAGTGCCGACGAGCTCAAGGGAGACAACATGTACAATTGTGAAAAATGCAACAAGCTTCGaaatggaattaaattttccaaaatgttGGATCTACCAGAAATTCTTTGCATTCATCTCAAACGTTTTCGTCATGAACTCATGTTCTCCTCGAAAATAGCTAACTACGTGTCCTTTCCCCTAGATGGATTGGACATGCGTCCATATCTCCACAAAGATTGTGTGTCTGAAGTTACAACTTACGACTTGATATCTGTTATTTGTCACCATGGAACAGCTGGTGGTGGCCATTACACATGTTATGCACTGAACGCAGATATTAATCAGTGGTTTGAGTTTGATGATCAATGCGTGACACAGGTATCGCCCGAAACAGTAAAGAATTGCGAGGCATATGTgcttttttataaaaaaagttCACCCGAAATGGCGCAGTGTCGTGATAAAATAGTTGAGCTGTTGGAAAATTCTTCCCGCGAGCCTCAGTTGAATTTCTACGTATCCAGGGCGTGGATCAACAGGTTCAATACTTGCTCAGAACCTGGAGTGATTGATAATTCAGATTTTTTGTGCCCTCATGGAGGAGTCAATCCAGTGAAAGTTAACTATATTGATAAGTTGAGTAGACCACTACCACAGGCGGTCTGGGAGCATCTCTACAACTCATTTGGAGGTGGACCTGCTTGTACACATTTGTATGAATGCCCTGTTTGCGTTGAGAATTATGAAACCCTCCAGAAGAGGAGGAAATACGAGTTGGAGGTGTTCCAGAGGTTCAATAATATGGAGAATCCTACGGCTATTTATGCGCTGGCCATGGTTTGGCTGAGGCAGTGGCAGAGCTTTGTTAAGGGAAAAGAGACGCAGCCTCCTGGGCCTATTGATAATTCGTCAATTGTAGTTACAATTAATGGACAGAAAGTACTAAAACCCG GTTCAGATTGTAGTCAAGTATCCGAAGAAGTGTggcaatttttcctcaacattTATGGCGGTGGTCCTGAGCTAATGCTTCAACCCTGTCAACGATCGCCAACCCTCCAACCAAATATATCTTTACATTCCACATCGGCACCAAATCTGATGGAACAGAGCCcaaaaccaaatcgcatcgaTGTAAACACAAACAAAGTAACAATCACCAAAAGTACAGAGACGATATCCCAGCAGGACAGTGCTATCGAGAGTATCGCGTCCGACAGTGATTCGATGAAATCCCAAAGGGACTCCGTGGGATAA
- the LOC135165454 gene encoding trafficking protein particle complex subunit 2-like protein, whose product MAVCIAVIGKENSPKYIKCASEDMALKFHYKVHTSIDIIEEKLNIGNKAATDSRELFLGLLYSTEEHKIFGYATNTKVKFVVILQSSNASFRDNDVRMIFRKLHVAYSNAVCNPFDIPGGQIKSRAFDSSVNEIMGLA is encoded by the exons ATGGCAGTTTGCATTGCAGTAATTGGCAAAGAA AATTCTCCAAAATACATAAAATGTGCCTCTGAGGACATGGCCCTGAAGTTTCACTACAAAGTTCACACGTCGATAGATataatcgaagaaaaattgaatattggcAACAAAGCAGCTACTGACAGCCGAGAATTATTCTTGGGGCTTCTGTACTCTACCGAGGAACACAAAAT ATTTGGCTATGCCACGAATACAAAAGTGAAATTTGTGGTGATCTTGCAGTCCTCAAATGCATCTTTCCGAGATAATGATGTGAGAATG ATTTTCAGAAAGCTTCATGTGGCATATTCCAATGCAGTTTGCAATCCCTTTGACATTCCAGGAGGTCAAATCAAATCAAG AGCATTTGACTCATCAGTGAATGAAATAATGGGACTGGCATAA